Proteins encoded in a region of the Orcinus orca chromosome 8, mOrcOrc1.1, whole genome shotgun sequence genome:
- the NCAPD3 gene encoding condensin-2 complex subunit D3 isoform X1 produces MAAWRDLASALQPWCPLDLSPEWVGTVWELEFTETEPLDPTIEAEIVQTGLSAFTNLYDSLLTFAAGEHGPTESIWTFFMENSISHNALMALFHHFVQTVLKKNVSAQQREFGLHAAGLYFLLLEVPGSIANQVFHPVMFDKCIQILKKSWPQESSLNPKRKKEQPKNAQANPRESRKRGRPPRKEEMEMDEVIEEQEDEENIFFSSRDLCQIRNAIFHVLKNFLRLLLKFSLKEKPQCIQNCVEVFVALTNFEPVHEFHVTQARNLNQAKYIPELAYHGLYLLCSPIHREGDKVIRCVFHRMLYVILMLEVGKGSHHAPLAITSPAISGKNQAVQFVSSLVDELKESMFPVLRVLLQHICVKVVDKSEYRTSAAQSLVQLLSKLPCAEYASFVAWLYGYSRNAKIPYRVFTLDVVLALLELPEREVDGTLPPEHQKFLKHKFLVQEIMFARCVDKAPTVRSKALSSFAHCLEFSATAASESVLELLVNTPAVSGIESHHDASLKNSSAFSYQRQTFNPSGGSEVINIDNGGETAGYRGRGLMMMLRSRIGDEKTNVRKSALQVLVSILKHCDVSGMKEELSILQDRCRDLAVSVRKQALQSLTELLMAQPQCVQVQKAWLGGVVLAVMDSENTVQDKALECLDQLLLQNIRHHGQFHYGDNSQVLAWTLLTLLSTESQELGRYLDKAFHVWSKKDKFSSTFVNNVLSHTGKEHSAPAWMLLSKVAGSSPTLDYTQIIKSWEKISRQQDPNADTLGHILCVIGHIAKHLPQSTRNKVTDVIKSKLNGFWWSPKLISPAVDTLQRLCRASAETPAEEQGLLVQACGDVLSACVRCLSDIVLKEDGTGRMNEDLAVKYIFTLGDVAQLCPARVDKRAFLLMQSILAASASTEHLTMSDPGSSEAASSQPISQFQGSVMPSVIRAHAVITLGKLCLQHEDLAKKSIPALVRELEVCGDVAVRNNVVIVLCDLCVRYTVMVDKYIPNISVCLKDSDPFIRKQTLFLLTNLLQEDFVKWKGSLFFRFVSTLVDPHPDIASTGKFCLAHLLLKRNPAMFFQHFIECIFHFSSYEKHEKYNRFPQSEREKRLFSLKGKTNKEKRMKIYKFLLEHFTDEQRFNITSKICLSILACFADGVLPLDMEASELLSDAFEVLSSKEIKLLAMRAKPDKDQLVEEEDLALANVVMQEAQKKLISQVQKRNFIENIIPIITSLKSVLEKNKIPALRELMQYLREVMQDYRDEIKDFFAVDKQLASELEYDMKRYQEQLAQEQELARQADADRAAASTQGAQAGQVVPSLEMPAPAGRENGTVGTAASQASTSRPHAAHAPLSLDTGPLKRLVPKARPMSPSTIAILNSVKKAVESSGRNVGLPPFTMCPEGPGEPTERVSSQGLEQESSGALDLITKRAISTPDRTIQNVTFGAGLSYISSPRTPFPVRGHSPPARSTSRAGTPGSLGVSEAPGHGDNVLCLSLPDMPPPQPPQWNVTSPARGKDSAAPRRSRRKAPLKTAN; encoded by the exons GCAGTATAGCCAACCAAGTTTTCCACCCAGTGATGTTTGACAAATGTATTCAGATTCTAAAGAAGAGCTGGCCTCAGGAATCCAGCTTGAATccgaaaagaaagaaagaacaaccaaAGAATGCTCAGGCCAACCCAAGGGAGAGTAGGAAGAGAGGAAGGCCCCCCAGGAAAGAGGAGATGGAG ATGGATGAAGTGATTGAAGAACAAGAGGatgaagagaatatttttttttcttcccgaGACCTTTGTCAAATTCGAAATGCCATCTTTCACGTCTTGAAGAATTTTTTAAGGCTTCTGCTCAAGTTTTCCCTGAAAGAAAAGCCACAATGTATACAGAATTGTGTAGAG GTCTTCGTTGCATTGACTAATTTTGAACCAGTTCACGAATTTCATGTTACACAAGCCAG aaaccttAACCAAGCAAAATACATACCAGAACTGGCCTATCATGGATTGTATTTGCTGTGCTCCCCAATTCACAGAGAAGGAGATAAG gtTATCAGATGTGTTTTCCATCGAATGCTCTATGTAATATTAATGTTAGAAGTGGGCAAAGGCTCCCATCACGCCCCCCTTGCCATCACTTCTCCGGCCATCAGTGGTAAAAACCAGGCAGTCCAGTTTGTCAG CTCACTTGTGGATGAACTAAAAGAAAGTATGTTTCCAGTCCTTCGTGTCTTACTCCAGCACATCTGTGTCAAG GTGGTCGATAAATCCGAGTACCGGACCAGTGCAGCTCAGTCCCTGGTCCAGCTGCTCAGCAAGCTTCCTTGTGCGGAATATGCTTCTTTCGTGGCCTGGCTTTATGGATATTCACGAAATGCCAAG ATCCCGTACCGGGtgttcactcttgatgttgtctTGGCTCTGCTGGAACTGCCTGAACGAGAGGTGGACGGCACGCTGCCCCCAGAGCATCAGAAGTTCCTGAAGCATAAGTTCTTGGTGCAGGAAATCATGTTTGCCCGCTGTGTAGACAAGGCTCCGACTGTGCGCAGCAAGGCACTGTCCAGTTTTGCGCACTGCCTGGAGTTCTCTGCTACAGCTGCGTCAGAGAGCGTCCTGGAACTTCTGGTGAACA CTCCTGCAGTTTCAGGAATAGAGAGCCACCATGACGCTTCACTGAAAAATTCATCAG ctttttccTATCAGAGGCAGACATTTAACCCTTCTGGAGGCTCAGAGGTGATCAATATAGACAACGGTGGTGAAACAGCTGGATATAGGG GAAGGGGTCTCATGATGATGCTGAGGAGCAGGATTGGAGATGAGAAGACCAACGTCAGGAAGTCTGCGCTCCAG GTCTTAGTGAGCATTTTGAAGCACTGTGACGTCTCGGGTATGAAAGAAGAGCTGTCAATCCTGCAGGACCGGTGTCGGGACCTTGCTGTGTCTGTACGCAAGCAGGCCTTGCAGTCTCTCACCGAGCTTCTTATG GCACAGCCTCAGTGTGTCCAGGTACAGAAGGCCTGGCTGGGGGGGGTTGTCCTGGCCGTGATGGACAGTGAGAACACCGTGCAGGACAAGGCCCTGGAGTGTCTCGACCAGCTCTTGCTGCAGAACATCAGGCATCATGGTCAGTTCCACTACGGGGACAACAGCCAGGTGCTCGCCTGGACGCTGCTGACACTGCTGAGCACAGAGAGCCAGGAACTGGG CCGCTATTTAGATAAGGCTTTTCATGTCTGGTCCAAGAAAGATAAGTTCTCCTCCACTTTTGTAAACAATGTGCTCTCCCACACTGGCAAGGAGCACTCTGCCCCGGCCTGGATGCTGCTCTCCAAGGTTGCTGGCTCGTCACCCACGCTGGACTACACCCAAATCATAAAGTCCTGGGAGAAAATAAGCAG GCAGCAGGACCCCAATGCAGACACCTTAGGGCACATCCTCTGTGTTATCGGGCATATTGCAAAGCATCTTCCTCAGAGCACCCGGAACAAGGTGACAG ATGTTATCAAAAGTAAGCTGAATGGATTCTGGTGGTCACCAAAGTTGATCAGCCCAGCTGTTGATACTTTGCAAAGACTCTGTAGAGCATCTGCAGAGACGCCAGCGGAGGAGCAG GGACTACTGGTGCAGGCGTGCGGGGACGTGCTCTCTGCCTGTGTGCGCTGCCTCTCCGACATAGTTCTGAAGGAAGACGGGACCGGGAGGATGAACGAAGACCTGGCG GTGAAGTACATTTTTACCTTAGGAGACGTAGCCCAGCTTTGTCCAGCCAGAGTGGACAAGAGAGCCTTCCTGCTGATGCAGTCCATCCTGGCTGCTTCTGCCAGCACGGAGCATT TGACCATGTCGGACCCAGGCAGCAGTGAGGCCGCATCCTCCCAGCCCATCTCCCAGTTCCAGGGCTCTGTCATGCCCTCTGTGATCAGAGCACATGCCGTCATCACCTTGG GGAAGCTGTGCTTGCAGCACGAGGATCTTGCAAAGAAGAGCATCCCGGCCCTGGTGCGGGAGCTGGAGGTGTGCGGGGATGTGGCCGTCCGCAACAACGTCGTCATCGTCCTGTGCGACCTCTGCGTCCGGTACACGGTCATGGTGGACAAGTACATCCCCAACATCTCTGTGTGTCTGAAGGACTCGGACCCCTTCATCCGCAAGCAGACCCTCTTCTTGCTCACTAACCTCCTGCAG GAGGACTTCGTGAAGTGGAAGGGCTCCCTGTTCTTCCGGTTCGTCAGCACGCTGGTGGACCCGCACCCAGACATCGCCAG CACTGGGAAGTTCTGCCTGGCCCACCTCCTGCTGAAGAGGAACCCTGCCATGTTTTTCCAGCACTTCATCGAGTGCATCTTCCACTTCAGCAGCTACGAGAAGCATGAGAAGTACAACAGGTTCCCCCAGTCGGAGAG AGAGAAGCGGCTGTTCTCACTGAAGGGGAAGACAAACAAGGAGAAGCGGATGAAAATCTACAAGTTCCTTCTGGAGCACTTCACAGACGAGCAGCGGTTCAACATCACTTCCAAAATCTGCCTGAGCATCCTGG CGTGCTTTGCCGACGGCGTCCTGCCCCTGGACATGGAAGCCAGTGAGCTGCTTTCGGACGCGTTCGAGGTGCTCAGCTCAAAGGAGATCAAGCTGCTGGCGATGAGGGCTAAACCGGACAAGGACCAGCTCGTGGAGGAGGAGGACCTGGCCCTGGCCAATGTGGTCATGCAGGAGGCGCAGAAGAAGCTCATCTCCCAG GTTCAGAAGAGGAATTTCATAGAAAATATTATTCCAATTATCACCTCCCTGAAGTCTGTACTAGAGAAGAATAAGATCCCAGCTCTGCGGGAACTCATGCAGTATCTCAGG GAGGTGATGCAGGATTACCGAGATGAAATCAAGGATTTCTTCGCGGTTGACAAGCAGCTGGCCTCAGAGCTCGAGTACGACATGAAACGGTACCAGGAGCAGCTGGCCCAGGAACAGGAGCTGGCAAGGCAGGCCGATGCAGACAGGGCGGCCGCGAGCACCCAGGGGGCGCAGGCCGGGCAG GTTGTTCCAAGTTTGGAAATGCCAGCTCCTGCCGGCCGAGAAAATGGCACCGTGGGCACCGCCGCCAGCCAGGCGTCCACATCCAGGCCCCATGCTGCCCACGCACCTCTGTCCCTGGACACTGGGCCACTGAAGAGGCTGGTGCCCAAAGCCAG GCCCATGTCGCCGAGCACCATCGCCATCCTGAATTCCGTCAAGAAGGCCGTGGAGTCGAGCGGCCGGAACGTGGGGCTGCCACCCTTCACCATGTGTCCCGAGGGCCCAGGCGAGCCCACTGAGCGCG TGTCCTCGCAGGGCTTGGAGCAGGAGTCCAGCGGAGCTCTTGACCTCATAACTAAACGGGCGATCAGCACCCCTGACC GGACCATCCAGAATGTCACGTTTGGAGCGGGACTCAGCTACATCAGCTCACCCCGGACACCCTTTCCTGTCAGAGGCCACTCCCCCCCGGCCAGGTCCACGAGCCGTGCCGGCACTCCAGGAAGTCTGGGGGTGTCAGAGGCCCCGGGCCACGGGGACAACGTTCTTTGTCTGTCGCTGCCCGACATGCC GCCCCCGCAGCCCCCGCAGTGGAACGTGACATCTCCCGCCAGAGGAAAGGACAGCGCAGCCCCCAGGAGGTCACGCCGCAAGGCCCCCCTGAAAACAGCCAACTGA